In the Hevea brasiliensis isolate MT/VB/25A 57/8 chromosome 8, ASM3005281v1, whole genome shotgun sequence genome, CAGAAAAGATTTCCCATGTTACCGTTTTTCCCGCTTCTGTGTGAGTTCTGCGTAGCCACTGCCACCACTCGTTCGCTTCCCCCCGAAGGTGATAAGAAGCCAAGGACACTTTCTCTGATTCTGGCGTTCCTTGATACTCGAAGAATTGATCAACTCTGGTGAACCATTCGGTTGGATCATCTCCGGAATATTTCGGAAACTCCAGTTTCGCTAATTTAGCGGAGTACAAAGGTTTTCCCCCTTCTCTGGATTCATCTTGGCGAGTGCGGACCTGACTAGCCTGGTCGTTTGCACTGCTGGTCGCTTCTTTGCTAGAGAGAGTAAGTTCGGAGAATTTAGTGATGGCTGCTTTGATTTGCTGCAACTCATCGCTAATTCCTCGTTCCATTTTTGACAGGTTATCTTGGAGCTGGCCGAAGCCAACTTCCAAATTTTCGATTCGCTCCTTGTTGGTTGTCataggagaagaagagaaaaagatagTAGGATAAgataggctctgataccactgataGGTCCCAGTCAAAGCCGAAGAAAATAGTTCTCAAAATGAGAGATTGGTTGTATTTTTCATTGATGAATATCTGCTGCTGTTACAAGGAATAAATAGGAAAAAAATTGAATAACAAATTTAGACCTATTCTAAAGGCAATATGGGCTTTATTTCAGCTAACAAATGCTGAAAAATCTCAATAACATTTGACCAATTATTAAGCAGTAATTAACTAAGTaactatagcagcaaaataacaaAGACTTTAGTCAAAATATTTTCTGTTTTTAACAGGTACTCTGGAACTTCTTCGTGGTCTATCATTATCTGACAAGAGTAGGACTTGTTCCGATTATTGACCATATTTTTTTTTGTTACCCATTTTGCGCTTCCATTTCTTGTGTTATTTTGTTTACAATTATTTGTCTTTGATTAGTTTTGCCGCAATACTAATTGCCAAGGCAATAAATTTCAAATATACCAATTTAGACAAGAATTTACTGctaaaaaaatgaatttttttaatgaCACAaagctataataataataataatatgtaaatgtgggaaaatccttcgttatttatattatttacaaattataattacataatttttattattaaattatttttagtgttattgtaaatttaaaattcttaatctaattgtatttattttatacttaattcaaaataaaattttataagaaagagttaattaaaattaaaattcattttttaaaaaattggatTGAAACTGAAAGtgctataaaattttttaattataaattttaatgcacCTTGCTAAACACAGTTATGTCATCTATTAGTTAGGTAATATATTTATTcacattaatattaatatttaatgaaattttatgaatgtttaattacattatttaaaattatacttttttattatttaaattaagtttataatttatataaatttaaatttcttaacTCTACTTATATTTAtgtttcaagttttttttttttttaatccaattTCATTTATAATAGATACTCTAAAAGTGGTATAAAAATTAGAGTGAAATATTTAGAAATAATAACTATAAAAGGTAAGATGCAGCGGTTGTTCATCGGGGGAAAAGCTACATCTAGCACTGGCCCAATAATTTGAGCGATAAGGGAGATAACTTacagttaaaaaaaaatgaaatttgtattttaattttggaGATTCAAGTGTTCATATTGGAAATAATAATCGACTTtaacaattttaatattattagttGGATtagttttctatttaaatttaagTTCTATTTAGTTGAGTTATAAGTAAATTTTCTTAAGATTTAATCTAAAGTTAAaggttataaatttaattataaaatagtttaattaataatGGTGAAttgtatttatataaataagaacttataataaaatttatttggtATATTAACTTTTTATTAGTTATATCATTATGTTATCGTttggttattttaaaattaaataaattaaaatattaaaattttttaataattttatacttaataatatatataattcaattattttcttattggaaaattcatttaattttttttatttctttgtaattaaaCCATATATTTATAAGAATTTCTATAGTTAATTGTataaattcttgaaatttttcCATAATTTACAAATATATGTAATTTTTCCTATCTTAATAAAAAACTAAACAATAAAtttggtataaaaaaataatatattttagtaataagaatttcataaaataaaataaagaaaatttaaaaaaattctatAGCATTATGAACTTAATAGAATTTTCATgtattatatcatatataaaaaaatattttaaaaaaattaattcacgAGTTTATACAATGGATAAAACAACGTGCAACGCACGTTAAGAAAAAAATTAGTAATATATAGATGTAGAAGCATAATACCATTCAAGAAatagagagaaaaataaaaggaGGAGGGAGATAAAAGAGAAGGAAATGGATaaaggagagagaaaataggCGGAGGAGAGATGGACAGATGAGGAGAAAttaaactaataaaaataaataagtagaaacatttaatttatcatttaattataagctaaaaattataatatttactcaattataaaaatatataaatacagtaaataaaatttaaaaaattgcaattaatggatttttgtgaattactttaaGGGCATATTTAGTATGACGTGTTTAAAATTGCATTGTAATCATAACTACATTGTatctttaattatattatttagtaacataataaattttgttataatgacatgaaaattaCATAACTACATAACATAGTCAATTACACTTACATTTTATTAGAATTGAGTGTAGTATTATTTATTAACATATATTGTATCGTATGATATTGCATAGTATGATATGATTTTTATTGTTAATATGTTTAGAAAAATGATATGGTATAAAATAGTAtaataattgttaaatggtatggtatagtaaaataaatatgaatattgctaaaataactttattattattttaaatatataaataggtATTGTATAAAATAgaaacataaaaatttaaaactatCTCAATTTAACGATATAAAAGCCTGTGATAAAACGATAgttataaaaatatcattttacaaTACAGAACAACCATTTTTTaggaataatttaaataaataaagagTATAACTATATCATACAATCATAATTATttgttttaattcttttttaactTATTCTCAATGCCATTACTACTACCACCACTTGACTATCGCCTTTGTCATCACCACTACTTGACCACCATCACCACCACTACCATTACCATCATCATGGACATGTTATTCTAGCTGATCTATCTCCCATCTTCTTTTACCTTATCAGCAACACTATAGTGCGTTGTTTAGTTGATATTCCAGGACAAAAAGTTCCCTccatttttaatggtcaattggtcCAACACTTAGAAAGCATGGTGGCTTAGCAGGTACGTATAATCTCCCTGATATTACTTCTTAGATTTTGAATTAATTATAACACAcaaacattttaaaattttcttttagcaTGTTTCAGAATCCCTCTTAACTATCTAATGCTTTCACATCTGTAATTGAGAAATTAAACATAAGAGCAATGCCAAACAGAAGCATTCCAGCATCTCCACATCCAACTGCAGATGCATTTTGTTGGGTGATACATTTAAAATGCACCATACTTTAACAGGAGGAGGGATGACCGAGGAGGAAGACAAATTATAAATTTACCCTAAAATAAATAGCGGATGCATGCACATGAACAATGATTGCACTAACGCGCATGTGAAAATTACGGGCAAGCTCAATGCAGTTAACTCACAGATATTTTGTTGGAATCTCAAAGAAAGCGAGTTAAAAGCTCCTAGCCAGACAAGAAACACTATATATCCAAGACCAATGGCCGCCAATAATGGAGTTAGGAATTATTTTTAGGGATCAAATTTatacttataattttattttcataaaaatgcatgaatacataaatatatatatatataattttttttatcaaagtaAGAAATGTCATGGCACTCTTCAGCCCTAGCTCCATTAGAGAGAAGAAATGTCATGGCACTCTTCAGCCCCAGCTCCATTAAAGAGAAGTTAAAAGAAGAATGTTTCCATAATcaaatgttttatttttttacttatttttgttaattaaacGTGAAAAAAGTTATTTTAATAAAGTATATTAACTGAATTTACtcataaaaaaaatactaaaatgaataaatttcaccttataaacaaaattataaaatctaaatttattttggatacaGTGTTAAGAGCCTTTTTGTTTTTAATCTTGAGGCCATTAATTGAGCCTGCGGTTTCAATTCCCATATTGTTTTACTGGTAAGGTTAATAAATATAGAAGCCCACTAGCCTGATTAGTTCTTCAAAATTACAACATGAAGAAATAAAATCAATAAATGACAtgctaattttaatatataattttatatttaatttctatttaaattaaataaattatatgtatttaaatattaaatgtcATGTATAATGTCGTTTATACCTTTGCCTTTGTATTTGAAATCATAAAAAAGCAAAACCTTGTTATATTAGGTCCTAAAAATGGTAACGAGTGGCTAGAGCAAATACCGACGGTCTAAGTAGCATATTTAGCATTGTGGTTAGAGAGataaaattgttttattttttaaagcATCATTGTAGatattaaaaaaaagtaatttgaaaaaattttattattttaatatccttataattaaaatttattaatttagaatttttttaataatttttaattaacatttaaaaaatatatatttttctcaataacAGTTCCGCCAACAATACGAAATAGGTCCTAATTAACTACCCCCAAACCAGGTTTCTTTAGCATATTTTAAAGAAGACCCAACATGTGCTTGCCCCAAATTGCATGTCAATAGCCTAATCTAATCTATGGGTCTAAAATTATTCTGCTTATTGTTTTTATCCCATATGTATTAGtcttacttttattattttataggtTAAATTATGGTGTTTTTGTTTATGTTATTCTAGTTTGCCTTGGTTCCGTTGGTTTTGAAAgccttgaaaataattttaaactttGCTGAACACGCCTTTCATTTCTTGACTTGTTAAGGCAAATCGAGGACTGACTTATTCAGTCATAGCAGGAGGACTATTTCGTTGAGGTTCGTTTGACTAACAAAATCTTATGTGGCTATGCACACTATAAAAGGCGTTCAAGTTCTGTCAGAAGTGCAAGCAAAAGCATTAGTAATCAATCTCCAGAAATACTAGGAGAGAACTTCCATATAGTCTCATCACCTTTCACCGCATTTTGTATTGATCTTTGAAGATGGATTGCATGCTTGTAATGGGAGGTATTATAGCTTGTCTTTCAGTATTGGTTTCGATGTATAGCTTAAGAGGAAAGAAGAATCGCAGAGCTCTAGTGAAGAGCTTCAAAGATAAAACTTTGAGGAGTTCCAAAAAAGAAAATTGCCAATCTGAGATAGCTACAACACCTGACATATTAATTGTTGGGGCGGGTGTTGCTGGTTCGGCCCTTGCATACGCTCTTGGCAAGGTAAGCTTGTTCGATCACTGTGGTTTATCAATCAGTCAAAAGAGTTTAGGATGAAAAGATTTCAATAGATTAGCTCAAGCCATTGTTTTGGGTATACTTATTGCAGGATGGTCGCCAAGTGCATGTAATAGAGAGGGATTTGAGTGAGCCTGATAGAATTGTTGGTGAACTCCTACAGCCTGGTGGCTATCTGAAGCTGATTGAATTGGGTCTCGAAGGTCCGTAAAAATTTTCAGAATGTGCAGTGTCAACTCTTTAGAGAGTCAACATTTGCAGCTTCGTTCAATTCGTTGGTGATACAATAGGTGAAATTATGAACAGTTTTACATTTCTTTTGACATAAGATTAATGTTTTTATGAATGTAGATTGTGTGGAAGAGATTGATGCTCAACAAATTTTTGGATACGCTATTTACAAGGATGGCAAAAGTACTAAGCTACCCTATCCTTTAGAGGGTTTTCAGTCAAACGTAGCTGGAAGAAGCTTTCACAATGGGCGTTTCATACAAAGAATGCGGGAAAAGGCTGCATCTCTTCCCAAGTAATCATACTTTTTAATACATACAAAGCATTTGCTAGGAAGGACTTCCTTTACTTTTTggtataaataaatattcattttgtttgtTTATCTTATATGTAGTGTAAGATTAGAACAAGGAACAGTAACATCACTTCTTGAGCAAGAAGGAACTGTTCAAGGGGTGAATTACAAAACTAGAAATGGTCAAGAGATGACTGCATATGCTCCCCTAACGATAGTATGTGATGGATGTTTTTCAAATTTGCGGCGATCTCTCTGCAACCCAAAGGTAAGGATGCAAAGCGAAGCTTGTCTAATGGTAGAAAAATCGTGTCCATTCGTAGTTAAATCGTTGTGTCTATGACTATAATGGTTTTTACTGCACAAAATAAAATCATTCAGTCAAAAACTTTATCATGACGTAGTTCTACTTTTGtgctttataatttattaacaccTGCCGATTGAGATTTATAGAAGTTATAACTTACTACAATTTCTACAGGTTGATATTCCCTCTTGTTTCGTTGCGATGGTGCTAGAGAATTGTGAACTTCCTTATGCAAATCATGGACACGTTATTCTAGCTGATCCATCTCCCATCTTGTTTTACCCTATCAGCAGCACTGAGGTTCGTTGTTTAGTTGATATTCCAGGACAAAAAGTTCCCGCCATTTCCAATGGTGAATTGGCAAAGTACTTAAAAAGCAAGGTGGCTCAGCAGGTATATGGAATCTCCATGATATTACTTGTTAGACTATGGATTAactataacacaaacacattctaaaATTTTCTCATAACATATTTCAGATCCCTTCTGAGCTATATGATGCTTTCATATCTGCAATTGAGAAAGGAAGCATAAGAACAATGCCTAACAGAAGCATGCCAGCATCTCCGTACCCAACTCCAGGTGCCCTGCTCTTGGGTGATGCATTTAACATGCGCCATCCTTTAACTGGAGGAGGAATGACTGTGGCACTCTCCGATATAGTTCTTTTAAGGGAACTTCTTAAACCTCTGCGCAATCTAAATGATGCATCTGCACTTTGCAAATACCTTGAATCCTTTTATACTCTTCGAAAGGTTAGCAACATTCACTTATGACTTATCTATTAGTTCCACATTTGGGCATCAAATAGCTGGCTAGTTTTTCCCATATCTGATTGTT is a window encoding:
- the LOC110661906 gene encoding squalene monooxygenase SE1-like, with the protein product MDCMLVMGGIIACLSVLVSMYSLRGKKNRRALVKSFKDKTLRSSKKENCQSEIATTPDILIVGAGVAGSALAYALGKDGRQVHVIERDLSEPDRIVGELLQPGGYLKLIELGLEDCVEEIDAQQIFGYAIYKDGKSTKLPYPLEGFQSNVAGRSFHNGRFIQRMREKAASLPNVRLEQGTVTSLLEQEGTVQGVNYKTRNGQEMTAYAPLTIVCDGCFSNLRRSLCNPKVDIPSCFVAMVLENCELPYANHGHVILADPSPILFYPISSTEVRCLVDIPGQKVPAISNGELAKYLKSKVAQQIPSELYDAFISAIEKGSIRTMPNRSMPASPYPTPGALLLGDAFNMRHPLTGGGMTVALSDIVLLRELLKPLRNLNDASALCKYLESFYTLRKPMASTINTLAGALYKVFSASTDIARNEMRQACFDYLSLGGVFSNGPIALLSGLNPRPLNLVLHFFAVAIYGLGRLALPFPSPKSIFIGSKLILTASSIIFPIMKAEGVVQVLFPITKPAYYKATHAY